From one Nocardioides scoriae genomic stretch:
- a CDS encoding glutamate-5-semialdehyde dehydrogenase, producing the protein MPAAAFTELAGRAREAATVLALATRATKDAALHAMADALLRAETEVLAANAGDVEAARGTGTPEHLLDRLRLDADRLAAMAQGLRDVAGLPDPVGEVVRGSTLANGLRLRQVRVPFGVVGIIYEARPNVTADAAGICLKSGNAVLLRGSSSALRSNTAVVAALRAGASSAGLPADVVQLLAGEGHESVKELMRARGLVDVLVPRGGAGLISSVVEESTVPVIETGVGNCHVYVDAAADLDMALRIVLNAKTHRTSVCNAAESLLVHADVADAFVPRVVAALQEAGVRIHGDAAFAAHDGVEPATEEDWGTEYLALEISAAVVPDLDAALRHVRRWSSAHSDAIVTDSAAAAERFVAEVDSAAVLVNASTRFTDGGEFGFGAEIGISTQKLHARGPMGLPEMTSTKYVVTGDGHTR; encoded by the coding sequence ATGCCCGCTGCCGCCTTCACCGAGCTGGCGGGACGCGCCCGCGAGGCCGCCACCGTCCTGGCCCTGGCGACCAGGGCCACCAAGGACGCCGCCCTCCACGCCATGGCCGACGCGCTGCTGCGGGCCGAGACCGAGGTGCTGGCGGCCAACGCCGGCGACGTCGAGGCGGCCCGCGGCACGGGCACCCCGGAGCACCTGCTCGACCGGCTGCGGCTCGACGCCGACCGGCTCGCGGCGATGGCCCAGGGCCTGCGCGACGTGGCCGGCCTGCCCGACCCCGTGGGCGAGGTGGTCCGCGGCTCGACGCTCGCCAACGGCCTGCGGCTGCGGCAGGTCCGCGTGCCGTTCGGCGTCGTCGGCATCATCTACGAGGCCCGGCCCAACGTCACCGCCGACGCGGCCGGCATCTGCCTCAAGAGCGGCAACGCGGTGCTGCTGCGCGGCTCCTCGAGCGCGCTGCGCTCCAACACCGCCGTGGTGGCGGCGCTGCGCGCGGGCGCGTCGTCGGCCGGCCTGCCCGCCGACGTCGTGCAGCTGCTGGCGGGGGAGGGCCACGAGTCGGTCAAGGAGCTGATGCGGGCCCGCGGCCTGGTCGACGTGCTCGTCCCGCGCGGCGGCGCCGGGCTGATCAGCTCGGTCGTCGAGGAGTCGACGGTGCCGGTCATCGAGACCGGGGTGGGCAACTGCCACGTCTACGTCGACGCCGCCGCCGACCTCGACATGGCGCTGCGGATCGTGCTCAACGCCAAGACCCACCGCACCTCGGTCTGCAACGCCGCCGAGTCGCTGCTCGTGCACGCCGACGTGGCCGACGCGTTCGTGCCGCGGGTGGTGGCCGCGCTGCAGGAGGCCGGCGTCCGCATCCACGGCGACGCGGCGTTCGCCGCCCACGACGGCGTCGAGCCCGCGACCGAGGAGGACTGGGGGACCGAGTACCTCGCGCTCGAGATCTCCGCGGCCGTCGTGCCCGACCTCGACGCCGCCCTGCGCCACGTGCGGCGCTGGTCCTCGGCCCACTCCGACGCGATCGTCACCGATTCCGCCGCGGCGGCGGAGCGCTTCGTGGCCGAGGTCGACTCGGCGGCCGTGCTGGTCAACGCCTCGACGCGCTTCACCGACGGGGGCGAGTTCGGCTTCGGCGCCGAGATCGGCATCTCCACGCAGAAGCTGCACGCACGCGGCCCGATGGGGCTGCCGGAGATGACCTCCACGAAGTACGTCGTGACGGGGGACGGCCACACGCGGTGA